The DNA region CTGTGGCGGCATATCGATCCGTCTCGGTCGGACGGGACCTTCGGAGCGGGGTGACTTATGGCGGTACAGGACGCAGCCGGCAAATCGGCCTCGGCGATCGGCTGGCGCACGCCGATGGTGATCATCGTTTGCGGCTGTATCATTTCGCTGCTGGCGTTCGGCCCGCGCTCGGCGCTCGGATTTTTCCTGACACCGATGTCGCAAGCCAATGGCTGGGGCCGCGATGTCTTCGCGCTCGCGCTCGCCATTCAAAATCTGCTGTGGGGCGTGGGACAGCCTTTCGCCGGCGGCATCGCCGATCGGTACGGCACGGTGCGCGTGCTGGCGGGCGGCGCGATCGCCTACGCGCTTGGCCTTGCCTTGATGGCGCAGAGCACGACGCCGGGCATGCTCGATCTCACCGCCGGTGTGCTGATCGGCTTTGGCCTGTCGGGCTGCTCCTTCACGATCGTGATCGGCGCCTTCGGCAAGCTGTTGCCCGATGAATGGCGGTCGCTTGGTTTCGGCTGCGGCACCGCTGCCGGCTCGTTCGGTCAGTTCCTCTATTCGCCCCTCGGCGTCGCCTTGATGGACAAGTTCGGTTGGCAGAGCGCGCTGCTGATCTTCGCCGGCGCGACGCTGCTCATTCTGCCGCTCTCGTTAGCGTTGGCGACGGGACGCGGCGGCGCTAGCGCCAGCGTGGCGCCTGCCGCAAAGCAATCGCTGCGGCAGGCGTTGGGCGAAGCCTTCGGTCACCGCAGCTACGTGTTACTCGTGCTCGGTTTCTTCACCTGCGGTTTTCAGCTTGCGTTCATCACCGTGCATCTGCCGGCTTATCTGATCGACCGCGGCCTGTCGGTCGAGGTCGGCGGCTGGACGCTGGCGGTCATCGGTCTGTTCAACATCGTCGGCTCGATGAGCGCGGGCGTGCTCAGCGGACGCATGCCGAAGCGTTATTTGCTGTCGCTCATTTATCTCGGCCGCGCGCTGTCGACGGCAGTCTTCATTCTGTTGCCGGCAAGCCCAGCGGCGACGTTGGTCTTCGGCGCCGTCACCGGCTTGTTGTGGCTCTCGACCGTGCCGCCGACCTCGGCGCTGGTCGCGGTAATGTTCGGCACACGCTGGCTGGCGATGCTGTTCGGCTTCGCCTTCTTCAGCCACCAGGTCGGCGGCTTCCTCGGCGTCTGGCTCGGCGGCATCGCCTTCGAGCACACCGGTTCCTACAATGCGGTGTGGTGGCTGTCGGTGCTGTTCGGCGTGTTGTCGGCGCTGATCAACCTGCCGATCATCGAAAAGCCGGTCGACCGTGCCGCGATGGCGCCCGCGTAAGCGTTCCGCAGGCGCGAACCGTGCGCGCCGGGCTTGTCCAACGCTGCCACGTCTTTAAAACCCTTCCTCAACGAGACCGGGACGGGAGCGCGACGTGACGACATTCAAGGCGATGGTCATCGACAAGGCGGACGGCGCGACCAAGGCGGCGCTGACCACCTTCGACGAAGCGAATCTGATGGACGGCGATGTTACCGTCCGTGTCGAATACTCCACGCTGAATTACAAAGACGGTCTCGCCATCACCGGCAAGGCGCCGGTGGTGCGCCGCTTCCCGATGATTGCCGGCATCGATTTCGCGGGGACGGTCGAGACGTCGAACCATCCCGCCTGGAAGGCCGACGACAAGGTCATCCTCAATGGTTGGGGGCTCGGCGAGACCCATCTCGGCGCCTACGCCGAGAAGGCGCGGGTCAAAGGCGACTGGCTGGTGCCGTTGCCGGCGACGATGAACGCGCGCGAGGCCATGGCCATCGGTACGGCCGGCTACACGGCCATGCTTGCGGTGATGGCGCTTGAGAAGCACGGACTGACGCCGGATAGAGGCCCTGTCGCCGTCACGGGCGCCGCGGGTGGCGTCGGTTCCGTCGCCATGGCGATCCTCGCCAAGCGCGGTTTCACGGTGCATGCGGTCACCGGACGGCCGCAGGAGGCCGATTACCTCAAGGAGCTCGGCGCCACGGAGATCGTGCCGCGGGCCGATCTCAGCGGTCCGGTGAAGCCCCTGGCGAAAGAGCGCTGGGCGGGCGGCATTGATTCGGTCGGCTCGACGATGCTGGCCAACCTTCTGTCGATGACGCGCTATGGCGGCGCGGTAGCGGCTTGTGGATTAGCCGGCGGCATGGACCTGCCGGGATCGGTCGCGCCCTTCATTTTGCGCGGGGTGTGTCTTTACGGCATCGACTCGGTGATGTGTCCGCTGGAACGGCGGAAGGAAGCTTGGAAAAGGCTGGAAACCGGCCTCGACCGCCAAAAACTGGCCACGATGACCCGGGAAATCGGCCTTTCCGATCTGTCCGATGCGGCCGCTGCCATCGTCAAAGGCGAGGTGAGAGGCCGGATCGTGGTCAAAATAGGGTAAACGCGTTCAGGATTTGGCGACAAACGCCGATCATAATGCGCTAGACTTATTTGCAATCGCCGTCGGTAACCGGTGTGCGTCAGGTGGAGTGAGCGGATGTTGCGTGGGGTTGCGTTGCTGCTAGGCGTTCTGGCTGCCGCTCCGGCCCTGGCCGGCGAAGATATGAGCGCGGAAGATGCGCGCCGCTTCGTGATCGGCAAGATGTTCAACTACACCTGCTTCGAAGGCACGCGCGGCACCGGCCGTGTGCTCGCCGACGGCTCGGTCGTCGGCTCCATCCAGTTTCAGGGCCGCGGTGAGATGCGTTATGCGCACCTGCCGCCGAACACCCTGCGCGTGAAGGGCGAGTCGGTTTGCGCCTCGCTGCGCGGCATGCCGCTCGAGCCGTGCTTCACGCTGACGCGCCTCGACGCCAACAGCTTCCGTGGTGCGATCTCGGGCTTGGGCTTCGCCTATTGCGAGTTCACGCGCCACCACGGCCGTCCGGCCGTTGCACGTACCGCCAATAACAACAGCAGCAGCAGCCACGAGCCGTTGGGCCTGCGTCCGTCGGTCACCGCCGAGCGGTAAGAGACCCTCCCACGTCGCTTTTCCGCGGTTCGCGGCCTGAGGACAGCCACCAGGGCCGTCTTCGTGCTTGACGTGTAGCGGCTTTGTCTCTCAATCATATTGTGCAAGTGCGCGTCTCGCCAGGTTGGTGACACAGCATCCGTCATGGCTGCCGATCGTTCAGACGAGGTCCGGCCGACGCACGGCCGCGAACCGAGGGCCTACCGTCCGGCCGTCAAGATCGTGGCGGCCATGCTGTCTATTGTTTTGCTGGCGGTCCTGGCTGTGGGCGCCGAATATGCTTTTCGGCGGCTGTCGGATTTCGGCGCGGCGCAGCCGTCCGATCAGGCTGTCGAACCGCGCAATCCGGCCGTTTACACCAGCGAAGAGCTACGCCGGGACCTGCCGCATTTCACGGCCCGCCAGGGCGGCGAATGTATTGCCGTGCGGGCCGGTCTGAACTGGGACCCGCGCTTCGGTTTCGCCAGCAAGAAGCTCGACAAGGACTGCGCGCGCAAGCTGTTCGCCGCATATCCGAAGTCGGTCGTTCTGATGGGCGGCTCGGCGATGGAGAACAATCAGGCCGCCAATTATCTGACGACGATCGACAGCTACGCGTTCGGCAACGACACCGCGTTTGCGAGCCTCAACCTCGCTGAGTCCGGCGCGCGGCATTCGAACATGCTGATCCGCCTCTTGCACGAGGTGGTCGAGCTGCATCCGACCTATGTCGTGTTCCTCGACGGCTTCAACGAGTTCAATTCCGTCCGCCTCGGCGGCGCGCCGGAGGACGATTTCTATTGGACTGCCGGCGTTCAGGACCGCATCCAGAACTTACCGCGCTTTTTTCGTGACAAGGTGGTCGAGCAGAGCCGGATCCTGCAGCTGCTTGCGCTCAAGACCGGTTTCATCAACTCGGCGCGCGTTGCGCGCGACACGATCGATCCGGCCGGCGTCGACGCGGCAGCCGCCTATTATGTGAAGATGCGCGACTACACGCAGACGATCTGCGAAGCCTACAAGATCAAATGCATCTTCGTCATTCAGCCGGTGGCGCTCCTCGAAGCGGCGCCGACCAAAGCCGCCAGCACGGCGGCGAGCGAGCATCTCAAGTCGTTTCTCGCGGATGACGCCGTCTACAAGAGAGGCTACGCCTACATCTTTCGGCATGCCGGCGACAAAGTTCTCGACGCCACGCACCTCTTCGAAGGCAAGGACGACATCTATATCGATGTCGTCCACTTCAACAAGCGCGGCTCCGAACTGATCGGAAAATTCATCCACGCCGCTGTGAACGCGGATGGCGAACACGCCGAGGGCGGCCGTTAGCCGCCGCCTCTTAGTCAGCTTTTCGCCGGGAAAATCATGCAGGTGGTGGTGGCGTGGGCGAAGAGCTTGCCGCCCGCGTCACGCACGTCGCCCTCCGACGTGGCAACGGTGCGTCCGCGATGGACGAGGCGGCCCTCGGCGCGCACCGGCCCGGTATCCTTGGTCAGCGGCCGTACCAGATTGAACTTCAGTTCCAGGGTGGTCCAGGTGTCACCCTTGCTGATGGTCGAGAAGATGGCGCAGCCGAGCGCGGAATCGAGCAGCGTCGCAGCGAAGCCGCCATGCACCGAGCCGATCGGATTGTAGTGTCGCAGCGCCGGCAAGCCTTCGAACACGGCGCGGCCGTGCGCCACCTCGATCAAATGGAAGCCGAGTGTCTCGCCGATCGGCGGTTGTGGCAGCGTGCCTTCGACGATGCCCTTGAGGAAGCTGAGACCGTCGTAGGATTTCAGCACGTCCTCGGAAACGACGCCGTACCGATAGTCGCGATTGCTCATGCAGGTGCCTGTGGTGTGGTGTCCGGCGGCGCCGTCGCGCGCGCCGGAAACAGAAGCCGTTGATAGAGCCAGCCGATGGCGACCAGTACCACACCAAGTCCGATAAAGGAGAGCGCTCGGAAGATGCCGGTGAGATCGGCCATATCGGCCAGAAAGACCTTGGCGACGGTGAGCGCGATCACCGCGGCGGAGGCGAGCCGCGCCGGTTGTGAGCGCATGAGCAGGCCGGCGATCAGCAGCACGACGCCGAAGATGAGCCACACCGCGGAGTAGGTGTACTGCTCGAGGTCGGTCGTCACGCCGCGCCAGAGCTCGGGGCCGTGATAAAGTGCGCGTACTTCGAGGCTGAGATAGCCGATCGACAGCGCGACGGCGGTTGCCGCCGCGACGGCGCGATAGGCGATCGGCCGTGTCGTGCGCGCCATCAGCGCCAGGACGGCGGCGAGGATCGCCGGAATGCCGTAGGCGAGCAGGATCAGGTTGAAGAACACGCCGCTGCCGACCGGCATGTCGGTCATCATCGGATTGAGGAACAGTCCGGGCCCCAACACGATTGCCGCGAAGGTGAGCGCCACGATGATGAGCGCGCCGACATTGTGCACGATGTTGTCGGTGCGGCCGCGCAGGCGCTCGAGGCCGATGGCCATGGCGAGACCGGTGCAGATCTGCAGCGCCACTTCCGCCAACGCGGTGGAGTCGTGGAAGACGTCACCGTTGTTCATGTAATGGCGAATTTCGAGGAAGGCGAGCAGCACCGTGAAAAGGATCGCCGCGGAATCCGCCATGCGCGCGGGAATGTCGTCGGCGCGCTGGCGCAGCAGATAGCCCGCGGTCCAAAACGAGGCTGCCGGCACACCGTAACCATAGAGCAGCCAGTTGAATAGAGGCGTGGTGCCGATGTCGTCGCCGACGATGCGCGGCTCGTAGGCAATGCGCAGCAATACGAGCACGATCACCGCCGCGGCGAGATAGCGCAAGGCCGGCAGCGGCCGTTCGCGTGAAATCCAGGCGATGCCGGGCACCATGAGCGCCAGGCCAACGGTGAGCCAGCCTTTGTCGAGCGCGAATGTCAGCGTCAAAGCGAGTGACGCGACCGCGCCGGCCGCGAACACGGCTTCCGAAGCGACAAGACCCGCACGCGGCGCGCGCTTGCTCAAGAGATCGGTGGCGTAGCCGAACAACGCGGCGAGCAGCAGTGCTCCCCCCGCGAAGGGGATCGAGCGGTCGAATTCGGCGATGCGCAAATAGAGCGCGATCAGAATCGCGATCGGCGTGATCACCGCGCTGACGCTCCAGAACAGCGCGGCGCGCGTGCTTTTGCTGCGGTCCTGCGCGGCGAAGCCGGATGCGCCGAACATGATCGCGAAGAGGGCGCCGAGCGCGAGATGCCGGCCCGAGCCGGTTGCCGGTTCAGGAACCGCGCCGGCGGTCACCCCGCCCGGCAACACCAGCGATTCCAAGAGCGCCGGCGCCGCCCAGTGCAGCATCACGACGATCGTCACGATGGCGGCACCCGGTAGGGCATAGAGTGCGGCCGGCGCGCGCCAGGTGATGGCGATCGTCGTCGCGGTAAGCAGCGTGAATACGACGAGCGCGCTCGGCGCGTGCGAGCTGCCGAGCACGAGTAGCGCCGCGGCGAGCAGATAAGCGCCGATGGCGCCGGACGAGATTGGATCGATTTCATCGGTTGCGGCGGCGGGGCCAAGAGAGAGGCCGGACACAATCAATACGGCGGCGAGGGCGAAGCCGGCGACGGCGAAGAACAGATGCGCGCCGAGCGCTTCGACCTCGGGATAATCGATGCCAACCAGCGTCCAGAGAAATCCGAGCACGACTGCGGTGATAGCGAGCCATCGCCACAGCCGCATCCGCGCGAGCGCGAATGCCGCGGCAGTGACGACGGTCAGGTAAAGATAGAGCGCCCAGTAGCTCGGTTCGTCGGAGGCCACCAAGGCCGGCGTGAGAAATGCGCCGGCAAGCCCCAATCCGGCAAGGGCGGGCCCATGCAGCAGCGCTGCGGCGAGCGTTGCCAGCGCGACGATGCCGAGCAGGATGAAGGCGGCGGCCGGCGACAGAAAGTTGTAAAGCGCGAAGGCGGCGTAGACGGTGGCGTAAGCCGCAACGGTGCCGGCCGCGGTCAAGATGCTCGGGATATGCCGGGACGGGATGGCGCTGATGTTGCGGGCCGCTTCGTGGCGCCGTGTCCATTCGCCGGCCGCGATCAAGGCGGCCGCGAACAGCGCCGCGAGGAAGATGCGCACGCCAGGGCCGAGCAGACCTTCCTCGATCGAATAGCGCACGAGAAAGATACCACCAAGCGCAAGCGCAATGCCGCCGACCCACACCACCCACTGCGTGCCGAATCTCTCTTCCAGCGTGGCCGTGGCGCGTGCGGGCGCAACGACGGGTGGCGCAGGCGCGGGCTGCGGGGCGGCCGGCGGCTCCGGCCTTACCTCTTCGATGGCTGGCGCCGGCTCCGCGACGACGACGGGTTCGACCGGTGTCGCGGTCGCCGGTGCGGCGGCAGCCGGTCCGGCTGCTTCGAGCGCGGCAACGCGGCGCTGCAGGGCGCGGACTTCCTCGCGCGCATTGAGCGTCATCACGAGTGCGACAATGGCAATGACCGGAAAGGCCAAGACCAGCAGCACCAGCAGCACGATTTCCATGTCATCCGCCCCCGGACTTTTGACGCAGGGCGCATGGTATTTGGCTTGGGCTTCGCGCGATAGGCCGCGCGGTGCGCGATGTGGGAAACGTTCGTTAGACGATGTCGAGCTTGAACGGCACGCCTTCGATCGCCGCTTGTCCCGGGCCGATGTGTTCGACCGCGCGGATCATACGGCCGTTGCGCCCGAGCATGTCGTCGGCGATGGCGACGATGCGCGCGTTCGGCTGCGCGGTGTGCGACGCGCGCCGGATCGCCTGCGCGATCTGCAACTCGTCGCGGCCGGGATTGAGCGCACAGGCAGCGACGAAAGCGCCGGCGGTGGAGCGGCTGATGCCGGCGAAGCAATGGACCACCATCGGCGCGCCGCGGTCCCAGGTGCCGACGAAATCGATCAGCCGCCGCACGTGCTCTTTGCCCGGCGCGGCGTACCCCTCGGCTTCCGCGACGATGTCGTCGACGGCGAGGATCAGATGATTTTCCGGCGCGATGACGGCCGGCCGCTCGACGCGCTCGACCAGGCGCAGCAGCGTGACGACGTGACGGGCCTTGGTTTCGGCGACCGTCGCGTGCAGGCGTGCGAGAGAGCAGACGTGGATCATGGCGTCGATCTAGCTCGCCCTTGAGTCATATCTGTGACGCGGGTCACGCGCGCAACAGCTTCTCGAAACGCTCGATGAAATTGTTCTTGGCGGTGCTCGCCGACCAGGGCGTCAGATAATCCCGCTCCAGCGCCGCGGAGAACTTCGGCGGTGCGCCGAAGAATTTGCGCGCTTCCTCGTCGGCAAAACCGGCGAGCCGCGTCGCTTCGAGGTAGGCCGCCTGGCGGTCCGCGTCCTTGATCAGCTTGGTCAGCGTCTCCGGCAATTTCGCCTGCAGGCCGAAACGCAGATGAATGGCGGCGAGCAAACGCTTCTCGACGGCTTTGTAGCTGTCGCCGATGACGACCTTGAACGGCGAGATCATGTCGCCGACGACATACTCCGGCGCGTCGTGCAGCAGGACGGCAAGCCGGCCTTTGACGTCGAGGCGCGGCGTCTTGGCCCGCGCCAGCGCTTCGACCAGCAGCGAATGCTGCGCCACCGAAAAGATATGCGCGCCTTTGGTCTGGCCGTTCCAGCGCGCGACGCGTGCCAAACCGTGTGCGATGTCGTCGAGCTCGACGTCGAGTGGCGAGGGGTCGAGCAGATCGAGCCGGCGCCCCGACAGCATGCGCTGCCAGACGCGCGCGCTTTTGACAGCGGCGGCCTTGGCAGCAGGCGTTTTGGCGGGCGCGTTCGTCATCGCTTCTTGGCGAGCTTGGCGCAGGCCGCGTGGCGATGGCAGGTCACGAGATGATCGTTGACCATGCCGACGGCCTGCATGAACGCATAGACGATGGTTGGGCCGACGAACTTGAAGCCGCGGCCGATCAGCTCTTTCGACATCTTGCGCGAGATGTCGGTCTCCGCCGGAATCTGTTTGGACGTCGCGAAGCGGTTCTCCTTCGGCTTGCCGTCGACGAAATCCCACAGCAGCGCCGAGAAGCTGGGACCCTTCTCCATGATGTCGAGATAAGAGCGCGCGGACAGAATTGCGCCTTCGATCTTGGCGCGGTTGCGCACGATGCCGGCGTCGTGCATCAGCTTTTCGACCTTGGCCGGCTTATAGCGCGCGATCTTTTCAGGTTCGAAACCATCGAAGGCTTTGCGGAAGTTGTGGCGCTTGCGCAGAATGGTGATCCAGGAGAGGCCGGCCTGAAAGCCGTCGAGCATCAGCTTCTCGTACAGCGCGCGATCGTCGTATTCCGGCACGCCCCATTCTTCGTCGTGATAGGCGACATAGAGCGGGTCCTGGCCGGGCCAGGCGCAGCGGACGAGATTGTCGCTGACGATTGGCTTGGTGATCACTCCGTGGCTTTCGCTTCGCCCGGCCATGTAAACGTCCCCCATTCCGGCTTCAGCGCGCGGATTGCAATGCCGCCGGCGGTCAGCGGCGTGCCAGACTTCAGCGCATCCTCGATGCGGTCAAGCCGCAACAGTGCGAGGCCGCGCCCTTTCGCCATCGAACCGAGTTGGCCGATCTGTTTCTCGCCGGCCATCACCGGCAGGCCGGGAACCGGCGAGAATTCGTCATAGGCGACCGGCACCACGCGGCTGCGCGCCGTGGCGCGATGCTCGACGCGCGACACGACTTCCTGTCCGACATAACAGCCTTTGTGGAAGTCGACACCATGAAGCTGGTCCATGTCCGCTTCGTGCGGAAAGGTGTCGCCATAGATGAAATCGTGGCCGCCGCGCGGGATGCCGAGCGCGATGCGATGGGCGTCGTAAGCCTCGGCATCGACGAGCGTCGCGCCGAGATCGGCGGCGGCTTCGGCCGCGAGATGCGGCGGCAGCATGATGCGGGTGCCCAGCGCCGGCAGGCGCGGGTCGGGATAGCAGAGGCCGTACTCGGTGTCGCCCTGGCCGTCCCAGACCGCCATGACGCCGAGCACCGCCGACAGGTCTTCGGCGATCACCTTGGCCCGCAGCTTGTAGAAGTTGAGCTTGGTCACCAGCTCGGGCGCCAGGGCCTTGGGTACGTCCAAGAAGAAGCCGCCGCCGTCCTCGGCCGGTGCTTCGGTCACGATGAAATCGACGATGATTTTGCCCTGCGGCGTCAGTAGCGCGGCGAAGCGCGGGTTCCCGGGTGCAACCTTGTCGATGTCGTTGGTGAGGAGCCCGTTCAGGAACGTCCGGGCGGCGTCGCCGACAACTTTGACCACGCCGCGGTCGGGAAGGAGCGCTGTCTGCATCGTTTCTAAAGACCTACCCCTCGAGGGACCCAAATCTCTTGCCAGAACTTGCGCCGAAACGTAAGCGCTGTCGGGAAAACCTCAAGTTCCGGGCTCCAAAATGGCAGATACCTACGATCTGATCCTCAAGGGCGGCACCGTGGTCAATCAGGACGGCGAGGGTGTCCGCGATGTCGGCATCCGCGGCGGCAAGATTGCGGCGCTCGGCGATCTGTCGCGCGCCTCGGCCCGCGAGACCGTCGACTGCGGCGGCCTGCATGTCCTGCCCGGCGTCATGGATACCCACGTGCATTTCCGCGAGCCGGGTCTAACCCATAAGGAGGATCTGGAATCGGGCTCGCGCGGCGCCGTGCTCGGCGGCGTTACTGCCGTGTTCGAAATGCCGAACACCGATCCGACGACAACCGATGCCGCCGCGGTCGCCGACAAGGTCACGCGCGCGCATCACCGCATGCATTGCGACTTCGCCTTTTATGTCGGTGCGACGCGCGAGAACACTAAAGATCTCGCCGAACTCGAGCGGCTTCCGGGCGTGTGCGGCGTCAAGGTGTTCATGGGCTCGTCCACCGGGTCGCTCTTGATCGAGGACGACGACGGCGTGCGCGCCGTGCTCAACGCGATCCACCGACGCGCTGCCTTCCACTCAGAAGACGAGTATCGTCTGCGTGAGCGCATGGACTTGCGTGTCGAGAACGATCCGCGCTCACATCCGATCTGGCGCGACGCGACTGCCGCACTGATGTGCACGCAGCGGCTGATCACGCTGGCGCGCGAGACCGGCAAGCGCGTGCACGTGCTGCATGTGACCAGCAAGGACGAAGCCGAATTCCTTGCCGCGCATAAGGACGTCGCCACGGCCGAAGCGACGCCCGCGCATCTGAGCTTGTTCGCGCCCGACTGCTATGAGCGGCTCGGTACGCGCGCCCAGCTCAATCCACCGATACGCGATGCGGTTCATCAGGCGGGCCTATGGCACGGTTTGCAGCAAGGCGTGATCGACAGTCTCGGTTCCGATCATTCCCCGCACACGGTCGAGGAAAAGTCGCACCCTTATCCCAAGACGCATTCCGGCATGCCGGGCGTGCAGACTTTGGTGCCGCTGATGCTCGATCACGTCAATGCCGGTCGCCTGACATTGCAGCGGTTTGTCGATCTCACCAGCGCCGGTCCCGCGCGTATTTTCGGTATCGCCAACAAGGGCCGGATTGCCGCCGGTTACGACGCCGATGTGACCGTGGTCGATATGAAGCGGCGCGAAACCATCACCAACAAGTGGATTGCCTCGCACGCCGGCTGGACGCCGTACGATGGCGTCAGCGTTACCGGCTGGCCGATCGGTACCTTCGTGCGCGGTCACCAAGTGATGTGGGAAGGTGACGTGACCGCACCAAGCCGCGGCGAACGCGTGCGTTTTCTCGAGACGCTCGCGAACTGACGGAATAGTTGGCGTCCCCACTTGTTTGTGGCAACTTGCCGCCGCCGTCGAGGAACGAAATTTTCTCGCGCGGCCACCCGCCGAATGTTTCCCGACACTGAAACGCGCTTCGTCGGACGATCACGCGAACTGGCGTGTTGCGTCCGTGGGGCATCGGCTGGGACGCTGGGGGGCAGGACTATATGGGTGGCGACCTCGTTTCGCTCCGCATGCTTGTTATAGCGGCGGAGCCCTCTGATTTGGAATTATGGCGTCAGGGCGCCGGTTTCGCCTCTGTGCCGGTCGATTTTTTCGGACAAGATCCGGACACTGCGGCTGCGACTTTGGCCGCGCGCCAAATCGATATTTGCGTGCTCGACAGCGCGCTGTCGGATCCGGTGAAGACGGCAGTCGTGAAGACGGCACGGCTCGCGCAGCCTGCGCCTGTGGTTTTCGTCACCGCGGCGCGCGGCGCGACGCGCATCAAAGGCATCAACGGCATGCTGGCGAAGCCGAAAACCGTGGCCGATGCGCGGCGTCTCGCCGAAATCTGTATTCGCACCAAGGTGCCGACACGTGTGCTGATCGTCGACGATTCGAGTACGATGCGTCGTATTGTGCGCAAAATCCTGTCAGCCAGCCTGTTCGCGCTGGATGTTCATGAGGCGGCCGAGGGCGCCACGGCGCTCGATGCGCTCAAGAACGGCAAGTTCGGTCTGGTCTTTCTCGACTACAACATGCCCGGCTTCAATGGCCTCGAGACGTTGTCGGAGATCAGACGCGAGAACCCGGACGTGGCCGTGGTGATGATGACGTCGACGGTGGACCATGCGCTGGCCGAGCGCGCCTACAAGGAAGGCGTGGTCGACTTTCTCAAGAAGCCGTTCTATCCGGCCGACATCGACGGTGTGCTCGAACGCTATTATTGCGTCCACTTGGCCGGCAGCGCGACCGCCTGACGCTGGCGGCTATTGCCGGGCCTGGTCGAGCGAGAACTCGCCGTTGCGGATGCGGGCGCCCAATCCTTCGGCGAAGGTCGCGGCAGCCTCTTCGCCATAGGTGCCGACGAATTCGGCGAGAGCGGCGAACAGGCAGGCCTGCGCCAGGCAGTCGCCGTCGATGCCGTCGAGCTTGGCTTCCGCCCATGCCTCGTGAAGGTAGCCCAGCGCCACGCGCTTCTGCTCGTGCTCCGGCACAGGCTCACGCTCGTGCATCGTCCCGCTCGTCGTCGTCATTGCAATTCGGCCTTCGTACCCGGCAGTCCATTTGTGGACGCCGTCCCAACGATTCGAACGTTAGCACGCGAAGGACTGAGCCACAGCGCCGGATAAAGAAAGGGTTAACACCGGCGGTTCAATTGGCGTAACGCGCCGTGATCTCGCGAGAGATTCGAGCGCCTTCATCGAGATAGCGGCGAATGGCGAGATCGGCGGCGGGGGTGCAGGTCCGATAGGTCTGTTGAAAACCCCGGTAGCCGCGATTGAAACTCGCCACGATCTTGCGCCGGCGCTCGCCGCTGGGCGCTTCGGCGTCGATGAGAGCCTGCATCTCGTTTCGCCATTTTTGGCCCTCGTTGGCGCCGCACACCCCACGCAGGTAGTGCAGCGCGCCGAGGATCTCGGCCAGCCGTTGCAGGTCGGCATCGAAAGGCGCGGTGGCTTCCTGCGCCCGTGCGGTCCCCGCGAGGCAGAGGAGAACGGCGCCGATGGTGAGAAGCCGAGTCACGAAGCCTTTTGAACCCCCGCTGGTGGCCGAAGATATGCGCCGGTCCTGTGGCGTCTGCAAGGCGGCGGCCTCAGTCCGTCTTGCCGGCAAGGATGACCGCCGCGGCGACGATTTCCGCAAGCCCTTCGGTGGTCTCGAGGCTGGCAAGGTCCGCGGGTGCGAGCCAGCGCGCATCGTCGAGTTCGTCGTTGA from Pseudolabrys taiwanensis includes:
- a CDS encoding MDR family oxidoreductase encodes the protein MTTFKAMVIDKADGATKAALTTFDEANLMDGDVTVRVEYSTLNYKDGLAITGKAPVVRRFPMIAGIDFAGTVETSNHPAWKADDKVILNGWGLGETHLGAYAEKARVKGDWLVPLPATMNAREAMAIGTAGYTAMLAVMALEKHGLTPDRGPVAVTGAAGGVGSVAMAILAKRGFTVHAVTGRPQEADYLKELGATEIVPRADLSGPVKPLAKERWAGGIDSVGSTMLANLLSMTRYGGAVAACGLAGGMDLPGSVAPFILRGVCLYGIDSVMCPLERRKEAWKRLETGLDRQKLATMTREIGLSDLSDAAAAIVKGEVRGRIVVKIG
- a CDS encoding PaaI family thioesterase gives rise to the protein MSNRDYRYGVVSEDVLKSYDGLSFLKGIVEGTLPQPPIGETLGFHLIEVAHGRAVFEGLPALRHYNPIGSVHGGFAATLLDSALGCAIFSTISKGDTWTTLELKFNLVRPLTKDTGPVRAEGRLVHRGRTVATSEGDVRDAGGKLFAHATTTCMIFPAKS
- a CDS encoding MFS transporter — encoded protein: MAVQDAAGKSASAIGWRTPMVIIVCGCIISLLAFGPRSALGFFLTPMSQANGWGRDVFALALAIQNLLWGVGQPFAGGIADRYGTVRVLAGGAIAYALGLALMAQSTTPGMLDLTAGVLIGFGLSGCSFTIVIGAFGKLLPDEWRSLGFGCGTAAGSFGQFLYSPLGVALMDKFGWQSALLIFAGATLLILPLSLALATGRGGASASVAPAAKQSLRQALGEAFGHRSYVLLVLGFFTCGFQLAFITVHLPAYLIDRGLSVEVGGWTLAVIGLFNIVGSMSAGVLSGRMPKRYLLSLIYLGRALSTAVFILLPASPAATLVFGAVTGLLWLSTVPPTSALVAVMFGTRWLAMLFGFAFFSHQVGGFLGVWLGGIAFEHTGSYNAVWWLSVLFGVLSALINLPIIEKPVDRAAMAPA
- a CDS encoding DUF2339 domain-containing protein; translation: MEIVLLVLLVLAFPVIAIVALVMTLNAREEVRALQRRVAALEAAGPAAAAPATATPVEPVVVAEPAPAIEEVRPEPPAAPQPAPAPPVVAPARATATLEERFGTQWVVWVGGIALALGGIFLVRYSIEEGLLGPGVRIFLAALFAAALIAAGEWTRRHEAARNISAIPSRHIPSILTAAGTVAAYATVYAAFALYNFLSPAAAFILLGIVALATLAAALLHGPALAGLGLAGAFLTPALVASDEPSYWALYLYLTVVTAAAFALARMRLWRWLAITAVVLGFLWTLVGIDYPEVEALGAHLFFAVAGFALAAVLIVSGLSLGPAAATDEIDPISSGAIGAYLLAAALLVLGSSHAPSALVVFTLLTATTIAITWRAPAALYALPGAAIVTIVVMLHWAAPALLESLVLPGGVTAGAVPEPATGSGRHLALGALFAIMFGASGFAAQDRSKSTRAALFWSVSAVITPIAILIALYLRIAEFDRSIPFAGGALLLAALFGYATDLLSKRAPRAGLVASEAVFAAGAVASLALTLTFALDKGWLTVGLALMVPGIAWISRERPLPALRYLAAAVIVLVLLRIAYEPRIVGDDIGTTPLFNWLLYGYGVPAASFWTAGYLLRQRADDIPARMADSAAILFTVLLAFLEIRHYMNNGDVFHDSTALAEVALQICTGLAMAIGLERLRGRTDNIVHNVGALIIVALTFAAIVLGPGLFLNPMMTDMPVGSGVFFNLILLAYGIPAILAAVLALMARTTRPIAYRAVAAATAVALSIGYLSLEVRALYHGPELWRGVTTDLEQYTYSAVWLIFGVVLLIAGLLMRSQPARLASAAVIALTVAKVFLADMADLTGIFRALSFIGLGVVLVAIGWLYQRLLFPARATAPPDTTPQAPA
- a CDS encoding YfbR-like 5'-deoxynucleotidase: MTNAPAKTPAAKAAAVKSARVWQRMLSGRRLDLLDPSPLDVELDDIAHGLARVARWNGQTKGAHIFSVAQHSLLVEALARAKTPRLDVKGRLAVLLHDAPEYVVGDMISPFKVVIGDSYKAVEKRLLAAIHLRFGLQAKLPETLTKLIKDADRQAAYLEATRLAGFADEEARKFFGAPPKFSAALERDYLTPWSASTAKNNFIERFEKLLRA
- a CDS encoding tyrosine phosphatase family protein; translated protein: MIHVCSLARLHATVAETKARHVVTLLRLVERVERPAVIAPENHLILAVDDIVAEAEGYAAPGKEHVRRLIDFVGTWDRGAPMVVHCFAGISRSTAGAFVAACALNPGRDELQIAQAIRRASHTAQPNARIVAIADDMLGRNGRMIRAVEHIGPGQAAIEGVPFKLDIV